From one Mytilus trossulus isolate FHL-02 chromosome 10, PNRI_Mtr1.1.1.hap1, whole genome shotgun sequence genomic stretch:
- the LOC134687919 gene encoding THAP domain-containing protein 8-like, whose translation MVLCAASGCNNRHKKDNLISFFRFPINPQTRKAWTHYCKRWDFLPGASHRLCSAHFTNSCYDRDPEVMKNLEGCPTMKPKLRPNAVPDIPLTQPTTAEPKPPLPKRGAFEKRRKAEILQLAYDNYERETECVQLQVPDSTTTPEPEPELPTSNVTENNTCTSKVTMVTQTTPPPSPKVVKHKKSQSYLRPQQRTRKHQTDLKITQPSATYSTIATQTDDDITKCTCASTLPTTTHTTSAQNSDDDEVSSHADSDEDYQPSDDDQRYVVLYV comes from the exons ATGGTTCTGTGTGCTGCCAGTGGGTGCAACAATAGACATAAGAAGGACAACTTAATTAGTTTTTTTCGTTTTCCAATTAACCCGCAAACCAGGAAGGCGTGGACACATTATTGTAAGAGATGGGACTTCCTACCAGGCGCTAGTCATAGACTTTGTTCCGCCCATTTTACAAATTCATGTTACGATCGTGACCCAGAAGTAATGAAGAACCTCGAGGGATGTCCTACCATGAAGCCAAAACTCCGTCCAAATGCAGTACCTGACATTCCATTGACGCAACCAACAACAGCTGAGCCAAAGCCACCTTTACCTAAGCGTGGAGCTTTTGAGAAGCGGAGAAAAGCTgag ATTCTACAGCTTGCATATGACAACTATGAACGAGAGACGGAATGTGTACAACTCCAAGTACCAGACAGTACCACAACACCAGAACCAGAACCAGAGCTGCCAACCTCCAATGTTACAGagaacaatacatgtacatccaaAGTTACCATGGTTACACAGACTACTCCACCACCATCaccaaaagtagtaaaacacAAGAAAAGCCAATCCTACCTCCGTCCACAGCAACGTACCAGGAAACATCaaacagatcttaagattacaCAACCTTCAGCAACATACAGTACAATTGCTACACAGACTGATGATGacattacaaaatgtacatgtgcCAGTACTCTACCTACAACAACTCACACCACTTCAGCCCAAAACTCTGATGACGATGAGGTTTCCAGCCATGCAGATAGTGATGAGGACTACCAACCCTCAGATGATGATCAGAGGTATGTAGTActatatgtataa
- the LOC134687390 gene encoding P2X purinoceptor 7-like, with protein sequence MDGVDSSLQGNSQSLDIRPYQFEPLLVENNQEEDINSSSEESDIDDLSSNVDRLVNTNWCDCGNCNSMTTADECVCCSDISAVSYLMQPDDLNCITEHEVFIANCLNRHVLQVSMYAYMEHVGPFDDNEPINEKYRFMAYRRFVQWIWHRLGRHNRKILPACVVKKIRDSFPSEEYCGFKYAVV encoded by the exons ATGGACGGTGTTGACAGCAGTTTACAAGGCAATTCTCAAAGTTTAGATATTCGACCGTATCAGTTTGAGCCGTTACTTGTGGAAAATAATCAAGAAGAAGATATAAATTCGTCATCCGAAGAGTCCGACATTGACGATCTTTCAAGCAATGTCGATCGCCTTGTAAACACAAACTG GTGTGATTGTGGAAACTGCAATTCCATGACCACAGCAGATGAATGTGTATGCTGTTCAGACATATCAGCTGTAAGCTATTTAATGCAACCAGATGACTTAAACTGCATCACAGAACATGAGGTCTTTATTGCCAACTGCTTAAACCGTCATGTGTTACAAGTAAGCATGTATGCATACATGGAGCATGTTGGTCCATTTGACGACAATGAACCCATCAATGA GAAATATAGGTTTATGGCATATAGGAGATTTGTTCAGTGGATATGGCATCGCCTTGGACGTCACAACAGAAAGATCTTGCCTGCATGTGTTGTGAAAAAAATTAGAGACAGTTTCCCGTCTGAAGAATACTGTGGCTTCAAATATGCAGTTGTATGA